From Halobacillus sp. Marseille-Q1614, the proteins below share one genomic window:
- the mfd gene encoding transcription-repair coupling factor: protein MQGIKNYLQPHDDVRSVIDGFEAGMKEQMVAGLSGASRSLLVSILKESLDRPIIIVTHQLIQAQQIYDDMLELSEDNEVHLYPVNELIASEIAVASPELRSQRIDALSQWLNQKTGVLIAPVSALKRIMPPKSYWEHNLLPFRVGEDIELETYLERFVQMGYERVDMVASPGEFSVRGGIIDVYPLTAEFPYRIELFDTEVDSIRTFDSETQRSHEKLKEVSIGPATELLLTSEDFSRAADKLEGALSESLKKLSKSEAKETLNAHIERDIDRLRDAERFQELYKYIGYFYEEPVSLLDYLPENGLMVLDEMSRINETAGRLDHEEAEWYNSLLEVNQLVRGLRISFDWHDTWAKMKQPKLYLSVFMRHIPNTQPQNIVNISTRQMQQFHGQMNLLKSEMERWAKQGYSVIVLASDDTRAEKVHSVLLDYGMEASVVKASVTLPVKTPVVLKGNISSGFEWPLHKLAVLTEKELFKKRTAKPKRKQKMTNAERIKNYQELKVGDYVVHTNHGIGKYIGIETLKVGDTHKDFLMVKYSGNDKLFVPIDQIDLIQKYVGSEGKEPKVYKLGGSEWTKVKRKVQSSVEDIADDLIQLYAEREASKGFAFSKDGEMQRDFEAAFPYEETEDQVRCIEEIKEDMQRIRPMDRLLCGDVGYGKTEVAIRAAFKAVENGKQVALLVPTTILAQQHFETLQERFQDFGINIGLLSRFRTKKQQKETTDRLRKGLVDIVVGTHRILSKDIQFKDLGLLIVDEEQRFGVKHKEKIKQLKSNVDVLTLTATPIPRTLHMSMLGVRDLSVIETPPENRFPIQTYVLEYNPVFMREAVEREMARGGQVFFLFNRVENIERMSQEISALVPEARVAFAHGQMNETELENVMFSFLEGEFDVLVSTTIIETGVDIPNVNTLIVYDADRMGLSQLYQLRGRVGRSNRVAYAYFTYQKDKVLTEVAEKRLQAIKEFTELGSGFKIAMRDLSIRGAGNLLGAQQHGFIDSVGFDMYSQMLKDAIEAKRQGKEPEAIQPFQTELDLKIDAYIPDEYISDEKQKIDMYKQFQAIESIEDIHDIRDELIDRFGDYPEEVENLITVSSLKYFAKKARIESISEKKRKMVLLMETSQSQTIDGAKLFEYANKFGRMIQLGTEDNQLKVTFTWDRKTELKRYAMVEEFLQTLPELTREATSV from the coding sequence ATGCAAGGTATAAAAAATTATTTACAGCCCCATGACGATGTGCGATCTGTTATTGATGGTTTTGAAGCAGGAATGAAAGAACAAATGGTGGCCGGGCTGTCAGGTGCCTCGCGCAGCCTGCTCGTCTCGATTCTTAAAGAGTCGCTGGATCGTCCGATCATAATAGTGACTCACCAGCTCATTCAAGCTCAGCAAATTTATGATGATATGTTGGAACTATCAGAAGACAACGAAGTCCATCTCTATCCGGTCAACGAATTAATTGCTTCAGAAATAGCAGTAGCCAGCCCTGAGCTCAGAAGCCAGAGAATCGATGCATTAAGCCAGTGGCTGAACCAGAAGACAGGCGTTCTGATTGCTCCTGTCTCTGCATTAAAAAGAATCATGCCGCCTAAATCCTATTGGGAGCATAACCTGCTCCCTTTTCGTGTTGGTGAAGATATTGAATTAGAGACGTATTTAGAACGCTTCGTTCAGATGGGCTATGAACGAGTAGATATGGTAGCAAGTCCGGGAGAATTTTCAGTCCGTGGAGGAATTATTGATGTTTATCCGTTAACCGCGGAGTTTCCTTATCGTATTGAACTGTTTGATACAGAAGTTGATTCGATTCGAACGTTTGATTCAGAAACCCAGCGTTCCCATGAAAAGTTAAAAGAAGTCAGCATCGGTCCTGCGACGGAGCTGCTGCTGACGAGCGAAGATTTTTCAAGGGCTGCAGACAAGCTGGAAGGAGCTCTCAGTGAATCTCTCAAGAAGCTATCTAAAAGCGAAGCGAAGGAGACGTTAAACGCTCATATCGAGAGAGATATAGACCGTTTAAGAGACGCCGAGCGTTTTCAGGAGCTGTATAAGTATATTGGCTATTTTTACGAAGAGCCGGTAAGCCTGCTGGATTATCTGCCTGAGAACGGGCTGATGGTATTAGATGAGATGAGCCGGATTAATGAAACGGCCGGGCGCCTCGACCATGAAGAAGCCGAATGGTACAACAGCCTGCTTGAAGTTAATCAGCTGGTTCGCGGTCTTCGTATTTCCTTTGACTGGCATGACACGTGGGCAAAGATGAAGCAGCCTAAGCTTTATTTATCCGTCTTTATGCGTCATATACCAAACACCCAGCCGCAAAACATTGTAAATATATCAACTCGCCAAATGCAGCAGTTCCATGGACAGATGAATTTATTGAAAAGTGAAATGGAACGCTGGGCGAAGCAGGGTTACAGTGTCATTGTGTTAGCTTCTGACGATACGAGAGCAGAGAAGGTTCATTCTGTTCTGCTTGATTATGGAATGGAAGCGTCTGTAGTTAAAGCATCCGTTACATTGCCTGTAAAAACCCCTGTGGTCCTTAAGGGGAACATCAGCAGCGGGTTTGAATGGCCGCTTCATAAGCTCGCGGTCTTAACGGAAAAAGAACTGTTTAAGAAGCGTACAGCTAAGCCGAAGCGAAAACAGAAGATGACGAATGCTGAGCGGATTAAAAACTACCAGGAGTTAAAAGTCGGCGACTATGTCGTTCACACCAACCATGGAATTGGTAAATATATCGGTATTGAAACATTGAAAGTCGGAGACACCCATAAGGATTTCCTTATGGTAAAATACTCCGGCAATGATAAGCTTTTCGTGCCGATTGATCAGATTGATCTTATCCAAAAGTATGTCGGTTCAGAAGGTAAAGAGCCAAAAGTATATAAACTGGGCGGCAGCGAGTGGACGAAGGTGAAACGCAAAGTCCAGTCATCCGTTGAAGATATTGCAGATGATTTGATCCAGCTGTATGCCGAGCGTGAAGCCTCCAAAGGGTTTGCTTTTTCAAAAGATGGTGAGATGCAGCGCGATTTCGAAGCTGCCTTTCCTTATGAGGAAACCGAGGACCAGGTACGATGTATAGAAGAGATTAAAGAAGACATGCAGCGGATCCGCCCGATGGACCGCCTGCTGTGTGGTGACGTAGGATATGGCAAAACAGAGGTTGCGATCCGTGCGGCATTTAAAGCAGTGGAAAACGGAAAGCAGGTTGCTCTGCTCGTCCCTACGACGATCCTTGCCCAGCAGCACTTCGAGACCCTGCAGGAACGATTCCAGGATTTTGGCATTAATATCGGACTTTTAAGCCGTTTTAGAACGAAAAAGCAGCAAAAAGAAACGACGGACCGGCTCCGTAAAGGACTTGTCGATATTGTCGTCGGTACGCACCGAATTCTGTCCAAAGACATTCAGTTTAAAGACTTGGGCTTATTGATTGTCGATGAAGAACAGCGGTTTGGCGTGAAGCATAAGGAAAAAATTAAGCAGCTGAAGTCTAATGTCGATGTCCTGACGTTAACGGCTACACCGATCCCAAGAACGCTGCACATGTCGATGCTTGGAGTCCGTGATCTGTCGGTGATCGAAACTCCGCCGGAAAACAGATTCCCGATTCAGACGTATGTGCTTGAGTATAACCCTGTCTTTATGAGAGAGGCTGTCGAGCGGGAAATGGCTCGGGGAGGCCAGGTTTTCTTCCTGTTTAACCGTGTAGAAAATATCGAGCGCATGTCTCAGGAGATCTCGGCCCTTGTACCTGAAGCGAGAGTAGCGTTTGCTCATGGGCAGATGAATGAGACTGAGCTTGAAAATGTGATGTTTTCCTTCTTGGAAGGAGAGTTCGATGTCCTTGTAAGCACGACGATTATCGAAACAGGTGTCGATATACCAAACGTTAATACGCTGATCGTTTATGACGCTGACAGAATGGGCCTCAGCCAGCTTTATCAGCTGCGTGGAAGAGTCGGACGTTCGAACCGGGTGGCCTATGCGTACTTTACCTATCAGAAAGATAAAGTGCTGACAGAGGTGGCCGAAAAGCGTCTGCAGGCGATTAAGGAATTCACCGAGTTAGGTTCGGGGTTTAAGATTGCCATGCGCGACCTCTCGATCCGGGGAGCCGGTAATCTGTTAGGCGCCCAGCAGCACGGATTTATCGATTCCGTTGGTTTTGACATGTACTCTCAAATGTTAAAAGATGCGATTGAAGCGAAAAGGCAAGGGAAAGAGCCGGAAGCCATCCAGCCTTTCCAAACCGAACTTGATCTGAAAATCGATGCCTATATTCCGGATGAGTATATTTCTGATGAAAAACAAAAAATCGATATGTATAAACAATTCCAGGCGATTGAATCGATCGAAGATATTCACGATATCCGCGATGAATTGATTGATCGTTTCGGGGACTATCCTGAAGAGGTAGAGAACTTGATTACGGTTTCCTCTCTTAAATATTTTGCAAAGAAAGCTCGTATTGAATCTATTTCAGAGAAGAAGAGAAAAATGGTACTGCTGATGGAAACTTCGCAAAGCCAGACAATTGACGGAGCTAAACTATTCGAATATGCGAATAAATTTGGCCGGATGATTCAGCTTGGTACTGAGGACAATCAGTTAAAAGTAACATTTACGTGGGATCGGAAAACTGAGCTGAAACGCTATGCAATGGTGGAAGAGTTCCTTCAGACACTGCCTGAATTAACCCGTGAAGCAACAAGTGTTTGA
- a CDS encoding anti-sigma-F factor Fin family protein, with protein sequence MQIHYNCRHCQRQVGKLDRERVEISELGLECLNEEDHKEMITYDAQGNMKIKTICDSCERSLQQNPHYHELDFFIH encoded by the coding sequence ATGCAAATTCACTATAATTGCCGGCATTGTCAGCGCCAAGTAGGAAAGTTGGACCGTGAACGCGTCGAAATTTCTGAGCTTGGCTTAGAGTGTTTAAACGAAGAGGATCATAAGGAAATGATTACGTATGATGCGCAGGGCAACATGAAGATTAAGACAATCTGTGATTCCTGTGAACGGTCGTTACAGCAGAATCCTCACTATCATGAACTAGACTTTTTTATTCACTAA
- the pth gene encoding aminoacyl-tRNA hydrolase, whose protein sequence is MKCIVGLGNPGKKYEKTRHNIGFMVIDELAKLNNWSLSQEKFKGKYTIEHVAGEKVLLLQPQTYMNLSGESLRLFMDYYDIPEEDVLVIYDDLDLPTGRIRLRQKGGHGGHNGIRSIIDQLGTKEFKRLRVGVGRPSVPMSVVDYVLGTFDKEQQAAVDESIQQSVKACEAWLSKPFLEVMNDYNAK, encoded by the coding sequence ATGAAGTGCATTGTAGGCCTCGGAAATCCAGGGAAAAAATATGAAAAAACCCGCCATAATATCGGGTTTATGGTTATTGATGAACTGGCAAAGCTAAACAATTGGAGCCTTTCTCAGGAGAAGTTCAAAGGGAAATACACAATTGAACATGTGGCAGGTGAAAAGGTTCTATTGCTGCAGCCGCAAACATATATGAATTTATCGGGAGAATCTTTGCGTTTATTCATGGATTACTATGACATCCCTGAAGAAGACGTACTCGTCATCTATGATGATTTAGATTTACCAACAGGCCGTATACGCCTGCGTCAAAAGGGCGGGCATGGCGGACATAACGGAATTCGCAGCATTATTGACCAGCTAGGAACGAAAGAGTTCAAACGTTTGCGAGTAGGGGTGGGACGACCATCTGTCCCAATGTCTGTCGTTGACTATGTGCTCGGTACTTTTGATAAAGAACAGCAGGCAGCAGTTGATGAGTCTATCCAGCAGTCAGTGAAAGCCTGTGAAGCCTGGCTTTCCAAACCATTCCTGGAAGTCATGAACGATTACAACGCTAAGTAA
- a CDS encoding 50S ribosomal protein L25/general stress protein Ctc, with the protein MAITLKADQRKDLKQSVTRGLRQEGNVPGVVYGKDKEPVNVSVNSIELLKTVRDEGKNAIISLDIDGGSTVDVMLHEYQIDPLKDELLHADFYIVNMSEEMDVEVPVHLEGEAAGAKEGGVVQQPLYELAIRAKPRDIPEEIVVDVSELNIGDSVMVSDLKESRNYEITEDENTTIVSVTPPEEMPEEPELDNADEEPEVVGEEEGSDDDQQQDNEEKEDKENKE; encoded by the coding sequence GTGGCTATTACATTAAAAGCAGATCAAAGAAAAGACCTTAAACAATCAGTAACAAGAGGATTGCGTCAGGAAGGTAATGTTCCTGGAGTAGTCTATGGTAAAGATAAAGAACCAGTTAACGTATCGGTTAACAGCATTGAATTATTGAAAACCGTACGTGATGAAGGTAAGAATGCGATCATTTCCCTTGATATTGACGGCGGCTCTACTGTAGATGTTATGCTGCACGAGTATCAAATTGATCCATTAAAAGATGAACTTCTTCATGCGGACTTCTACATTGTAAACATGTCCGAAGAGATGGATGTTGAAGTACCTGTACACCTAGAGGGTGAAGCTGCAGGTGCAAAAGAAGGCGGAGTTGTTCAGCAGCCGCTTTATGAATTGGCAATCAGAGCTAAGCCGCGCGATATCCCTGAAGAGATCGTTGTTGACGTATCCGAGCTAAACATCGGTGACAGTGTTATGGTTAGTGACCTGAAGGAATCTCGTAATTATGAAATCACAGAAGATGAAAATACGACGATTGTTTCTGTTACTCCACCGGAAGAAATGCCGGAAGAACCAGAGCTTGATAACGCTGACGAAGAGCCGGAGGTTGTCGGTGAAGAAGAAGGTTCTGACGACGATCAGCAGCAGGATAACGAAGAAAAAGAAGATAAAGAAAATAAAGAGTAA
- a CDS encoding ribose-phosphate diphosphokinase produces MATGYKDSKLKVFSLNSNPELAKEIAENIGTDLGKCTVTSFSDGEIQINIDESIRGCDVYVVQSTCAPVNQHIMELLIMIDALKRASARTINIVMPYYGYARQDRKARAREPITAKLVANLLETAGATRVIMLDLHAPQIQGFFDMPIDHLVGVPILSDYFESKNFDDVVVVSPDHGGVTRARKMADRLKAPIAIIDKRRPRPNVAEVMNIVGNIEGKTAIMIDDIIDTAGTITLAANALVENGAKNVYACCTHPVLSGPAIERIDNSRIKELVVTNTIPLGEEKAIDKITQLSVAPLISEAIIRVHERQSVSILFD; encoded by the coding sequence ATGGCAACTGGATATAAGGATTCTAAATTGAAAGTCTTCTCTCTCAATTCTAATCCTGAGCTGGCAAAAGAAATTGCGGAGAATATCGGCACCGACCTAGGTAAGTGTACGGTAACAAGCTTTAGTGACGGAGAGATTCAAATCAACATCGACGAAAGTATTCGTGGGTGTGACGTATATGTCGTACAGTCGACATGTGCACCGGTCAATCAGCACATTATGGAATTGCTTATTATGATTGATGCTTTAAAACGAGCCTCAGCTCGTACGATTAACATCGTAATGCCTTATTATGGGTATGCGCGTCAGGATCGTAAGGCACGTGCCCGTGAACCAATCACTGCCAAGCTTGTAGCTAACCTGCTTGAGACAGCGGGCGCAACCCGTGTCATTATGCTGGACCTGCACGCACCGCAAATTCAAGGATTCTTCGATATGCCGATTGATCACCTTGTTGGTGTACCAATTCTTTCCGATTATTTTGAGTCAAAGAATTTTGATGATGTCGTTGTTGTTTCCCCTGACCATGGAGGGGTAACGAGAGCCCGTAAAATGGCCGATCGATTAAAAGCTCCTATCGCTATTATCGATAAGCGCCGGCCAAGGCCAAATGTGGCTGAGGTGATGAATATTGTCGGTAATATCGAAGGTAAAACAGCGATTATGATTGATGATATCATCGACACTGCGGGTACGATCACTCTTGCTGCTAACGCTTTAGTGGAAAATGGCGCGAAAAATGTGTATGCTTGCTGTACACACCCTGTACTGTCAGGCCCAGCGATTGAGCGCATCGACAACTCCAGGATTAAAGAGCTTGTCGTAACAAACACCATTCCACTAGGTGAAGAAAAAGCAATTGATAAAATTACCCAGCTTTCCGTTGCTCCGTTAATCAGTGAAGCAATTATCCGTGTCCACGAACGTCAATCAGTAAGTATTTTGTTTGATTAA
- the glmU gene encoding bifunctional UDP-N-acetylglucosamine diphosphorylase/glucosamine-1-phosphate N-acetyltransferase GlmU, producing MTQKYAVVLAAGQGTRMKSKLYKVLHPVCGKPMVQHVVDQLNKLQLDELITVVGYGAEKVQDQLGKDSHYVIQEEQLGTGHAVQQAESILAGKQGVTIVACGDTPLLTDETLQNMIDHHVEKEAKATILTAHAEDPTGYGRVIRGGNGQVKRIVEQKDASEEEQAVQEINTGTYCFDNELLFESLQNVSNDNAQGEYYLPDVIQILKDQGEVVSAYQTTDFSEALGVNDRVALAKAEKLMKQRINEAHMRNGVTIVDPAQTYIGPDVTIGQDVTIYPGSVIEGPTIIEDDVTVGPHSTITNCSVGAGTVVKQSVAADSRIGERVQIGPFAHIRPDSSLGNDVKVGNFVEIKKASFGDGSKASHLSYIGDAEVGSGVNVGCGTITVNYDGANKHLTTIEDEAFIGCNSNLIAPVTVGKGAYVAAGSTINQDVPADALSIARSRQTNKEGYASKMQPNKKD from the coding sequence ATGACCCAAAAATATGCAGTAGTTTTAGCCGCTGGCCAAGGTACCCGTATGAAGTCAAAACTGTATAAAGTTTTGCATCCAGTTTGCGGGAAGCCTATGGTTCAACACGTGGTTGATCAACTTAATAAATTACAGCTTGATGAATTAATAACTGTTGTCGGTTATGGTGCTGAAAAAGTACAAGACCAGCTCGGAAAAGACAGTCATTATGTGATCCAGGAGGAACAGCTTGGAACAGGTCATGCTGTTCAGCAGGCGGAAAGCATTTTGGCAGGAAAGCAGGGTGTTACGATAGTTGCTTGTGGTGACACTCCTTTATTAACAGATGAGACCCTTCAAAACATGATCGATCATCATGTGGAAAAAGAGGCGAAAGCAACTATTCTTACGGCGCATGCCGAGGATCCGACAGGCTACGGCCGTGTCATTCGCGGTGGAAATGGCCAAGTGAAGCGGATTGTTGAGCAAAAGGATGCCTCTGAGGAAGAGCAGGCCGTACAGGAAATCAATACAGGAACGTATTGCTTTGACAATGAGCTGCTTTTTGAATCCTTACAGAATGTTTCCAATGACAATGCACAGGGAGAATATTACCTTCCAGACGTCATTCAGATTCTAAAAGATCAGGGTGAGGTCGTAAGTGCGTATCAAACGACCGACTTCTCTGAGGCATTAGGAGTAAATGACCGAGTTGCTTTGGCCAAGGCTGAAAAATTGATGAAGCAGAGAATTAATGAAGCTCATATGCGTAATGGAGTTACGATTGTTGATCCTGCACAGACGTACATCGGACCTGACGTAACGATTGGACAGGATGTTACGATCTATCCTGGTTCAGTTATTGAAGGGCCCACAATTATAGAAGATGATGTAACTGTCGGACCTCACTCCACGATTACGAACTGTTCTGTCGGTGCAGGCACAGTAGTTAAGCAAAGTGTAGCAGCAGACAGCCGTATTGGAGAGCGGGTTCAGATTGGGCCATTCGCTCATATTCGTCCTGATTCTTCATTAGGAAATGATGTTAAAGTCGGCAATTTTGTAGAAATTAAGAAAGCATCGTTTGGAGATGGAAGCAAAGCTTCACACTTAAGCTACATTGGAGATGCAGAAGTGGGGAGCGGAGTGAATGTCGGTTGTGGTACAATTACTGTGAACTATGATGGTGCCAATAAACATTTGACGACTATTGAGGATGAGGCCTTTATCGGCTGTAATTCGAACTTAATCGCTCCAGTTACAGTAGGCAAAGGAGCTTATGTAGCGGCTGGATCCACCATTAATCAAGATGTACCAGCAGATGCATTATCTATCGCTCGATCTCGTCAAACGAATAAAGAAGGCTACGCTAGTAAAATGCAGCCGAATAAAAAAGATTAA
- the spoVG gene encoding septation regulator SpoVG, whose amino-acid sequence MEVTDVRLRRVNTEGRMRAIASITLDQEFVVHDIRVIDGNNGLFVAMPSKRTPDGEFRDIAHPINSGTRGKIQEAVLEEYHNVGEAESEVEFEEAGAS is encoded by the coding sequence ATGGAAGTAACTGACGTAAGACTGCGACGCGTAAATACCGAAGGAAGAATGCGAGCAATTGCTTCTATTACCTTGGATCAGGAGTTTGTTGTCCATGACATAAGGGTGATTGATGGCAACAACGGCTTGTTTGTAGCTATGCCTAGCAAGCGCACTCCTGATGGTGAATTCCGTGATATCGCCCATCCAATCAACTCAGGGACACGCGGCAAGATTCAGGAAGCAGTGCTTGAAGAGTATCACAATGTAGGTGAAGCGGAATCAGAAGTTGAATTTGAAGAAGCAGGTGCTTCTTAA
- the purR gene encoding pur operon repressor has translation MKRSERLVAMTHYVLDQPRRLISLPFLSEKYEAAKSSISEDLAIINKMFQNEGIGHLETVSGAAGGVKYIPAFSEDFSKSFVKELCDRLEDPERILPGGYLFMSDLLGEPETVRNIGRLLASAFADKEIDAVMTVATKGIPLAYAVASYLNVPVVIVRRDPKVTEGSTVSINYVSGSTRKIQTMVLTKRSLAEGSKVCIIDDFMKAGGTINGMRSLLKEFNAEVAGIGVLAEAEDEEEDRVVDDYVSIVQIMNVDNRQPKIEIHPGNLFKN, from the coding sequence ATGAAAAGAAGCGAACGACTGGTGGCGATGACTCATTATGTTCTAGATCAGCCAAGGCGGCTGATATCTCTGCCTTTTTTATCAGAAAAATATGAAGCAGCTAAATCCTCTATCAGCGAAGATTTAGCGATTATTAATAAAATGTTTCAAAATGAAGGGATTGGTCATCTGGAGACAGTCTCCGGAGCGGCAGGAGGAGTAAAATATATTCCCGCTTTTTCAGAGGATTTCAGCAAGTCCTTTGTAAAAGAGCTTTGCGATCGACTGGAGGATCCGGAGCGGATTCTTCCGGGCGGCTATTTGTTTATGAGTGATTTGTTAGGGGAGCCTGAAACGGTAAGAAACATCGGGCGTCTCTTAGCTTCAGCTTTTGCGGACAAGGAAATAGATGCTGTAATGACCGTGGCGACAAAAGGCATCCCGTTAGCCTATGCCGTTGCCTCATACTTGAATGTCCCGGTTGTCATCGTTAGACGCGATCCAAAAGTCACCGAAGGATCTACAGTAAGCATTAATTATGTTTCGGGTTCGACGAGAAAGATTCAGACGATGGTCTTAACGAAACGCTCGCTGGCTGAAGGATCAAAAGTATGTATTATCGACGACTTTATGAAAGCCGGTGGAACGATTAACGGAATGAGAAGCCTGCTGAAGGAATTCAATGCAGAAGTCGCTGGTATCGGTGTTCTTGCGGAAGCGGAAGATGAAGAAGAGGATCGTGTCGTAGACGATTACGTGTCGATTGTGCAGATTATGAACGTTGATAACCGTCAGCCGAAAATTGAAATTCATCCAGGAAACCTTTTCAAAAATTAA
- the ispE gene encoding 4-(cytidine 5'-diphospho)-2-C-methyl-D-erythritol kinase, which yields MVVLEKAPAKINLSLDVLHKRTDGYHEVEMVMTTVDLADRIELSLLSGGKIKIESESRFVPNDERNLAYRAAQLMQKHFQIKQGVYIFLEKNIPVAAGLAGGSSDAAAVLRGLNKLWNINASIDTLAELGAQIGSDVSFCVYGGTAVARGRGEKIEELPAPPPCWVVLAKPAIGVSTQSIYQKLNIQKAEHPDTQAMIDALHRGSFEDICAQVSNTLEGVTTKLHPEVDQIKEKMKQAGAEAVLMSGSGPTVFALVSQDAKVHRIYNSLKGFCPEVYMVRMLGTRETT from the coding sequence ATGGTTGTATTAGAAAAAGCGCCGGCTAAAATCAACCTGTCTCTTGATGTGTTACATAAACGTACGGATGGTTACCACGAGGTTGAGATGGTCATGACGACTGTTGACCTGGCCGATCGCATTGAATTATCGCTGTTATCCGGCGGTAAGATTAAAATAGAATCGGAGAGTCGATTTGTTCCAAATGATGAACGAAACTTAGCCTACCGGGCTGCTCAGTTAATGCAGAAGCATTTTCAAATAAAGCAGGGAGTTTATATCTTCCTGGAAAAAAATATACCCGTAGCTGCGGGTCTTGCAGGGGGAAGCAGTGATGCGGCTGCGGTCCTGAGAGGGCTGAATAAGCTGTGGAATATTAATGCGAGTATCGATACGCTGGCAGAGCTTGGGGCGCAGATCGGCTCTGATGTCTCGTTCTGTGTGTATGGAGGTACAGCGGTAGCCCGCGGACGCGGGGAGAAGATTGAGGAGCTTCCAGCACCGCCTCCTTGCTGGGTGGTACTAGCTAAGCCCGCCATTGGGGTATCGACTCAGTCCATCTATCAGAAGCTCAATATTCAAAAAGCCGAGCATCCTGATACGCAGGCGATGATCGATGCGCTTCATAGGGGAAGCTTTGAAGATATTTGCGCCCAGGTGTCAAACACGTTAGAAGGTGTAACGACAAAGCTCCATCCTGAAGTGGACCAGATTAAAGAAAAGATGAAGCAGGCCGGGGCAGAGGCCGTGCTAATGAGTGGAAGCGGTCCGACTGTATTTGCTTTAGTGTCGCAGGACGCGAAGGTTCACCGGATTTATAACAGCCTGAAAGGGTTTTGTCCGGAGGTTTATATGGTCAGAATGTTAGGAACAAGAGAAACCACTTGA
- a CDS encoding small, acid-soluble spore protein, alpha/beta type, protein MGRRRSMMSDSLKEEIAKELGFYDKVQKEGWGGITTRDAGNMVKRAIQMAEEQMMNNNQK, encoded by the coding sequence ATGGGGCGCAGAAGAAGCATGATGTCCGATTCGTTGAAAGAGGAAATCGCAAAAGAGCTTGGATTTTACGACAAGGTTCAAAAAGAGGGCTGGGGCGGAATTACGACCCGTGACGCTGGGAACATGGTAAAACGTGCGATCCAGATGGCCGAAGAACAGATGATGAACAACAACCAAAAGTAA
- the veg gene encoding biofilm formation stimulator Veg yields the protein MAKTLVEIKQSLEGQIGKRLTLKANGGRRKTIERTGVLAETYPAVFIVELDQEENAFERVSYSYADVLTETVELSFDDLSTMAMEQ from the coding sequence GTGGCTAAAACGTTAGTAGAAATCAAACAATCCCTTGAGGGGCAAATTGGTAAACGTTTAACATTAAAAGCAAACGGTGGACGTCGTAAGACAATTGAACGCACAGGTGTTCTTGCAGAAACATACCCTGCGGTATTTATTGTTGAGTTAGACCAAGAAGAAAATGCTTTCGAACGTGTATCATATAGTTATGCAGATGTACTCACAGAGACAGTCGAACTTAGCTTCGACGATTTATCAACAATGGCTATGGAACAGTAA